The following DNA comes from Winogradskyella sp. PG-2.
TTAAGCTTAGCATATAAAGCTTTAAATAATATTAGTAAATCAGAAGCGTTTGCTAAAAAGGCACAAGATTTAAAAGCACAACAATAAATGAAATCACCTCAAATAAAGAAACTATTAAAACTTACCCTTACGGTTTGCTTAATCACAATAGCTTTTGGTTGTAAATCCGCTAAAAGTATAATAGCATCAGGTGAGGCAAGTAATCAGTTATCTGCTAAACAAGTGATAAAACAGCATCAAGAAAACAGTGCTGATTTCAAAACTATGCAAGCTAAAGTTAGAATTGATTTAATTCAAGGTCAAAAAGAACAAGGGCTTACGTTTAATTTTCGAATGGAAAAGAATAAAGTAATTTGGTTAAGTGCTCCCTTAGGTCTTGCACGCATGATGATAACACCAGATAAGGTTCGTTTCTATAATAAACAAGATAATCAGTATTTTGATGGTAACTATGAGTTGCTAAGTGATTTTGTTGGTGTAGATTTAGACTTTACTAAGGTTCAGAATATCCTTTTAGGGCAAGCTATTTATGATCTTA
Coding sequences within:
- a CDS encoding DUF4292 domain-containing protein — encoded protein: MKSPQIKKLLKLTLTVCLITIAFGCKSAKSIIASGEASNQLSAKQVIKQHQENSADFKTMQAKVRIDLIQGQKEQGLTFNFRMEKNKVIWLSAPLGLARMMITPDKVRFYNKQDNQYFDGNYELLSDFVGVDLDFTKVQNILLGQAIYDLKDEPHKVAVNENSYALQPRDQKALIELFYLINPSHFKMDSLQLFQQLKRRMLQVDYASYQEVKNQVLPQNIRIIAQDNSDEVAITMEFKSVSLNNEVRFPFKIPKGYEEIIIK